In one Hemitrygon akajei chromosome 3, sHemAka1.3, whole genome shotgun sequence genomic region, the following are encoded:
- the LOC140725696 gene encoding uncharacterized protein isoform X1, producing the protein MRRQRTGESSGEFLRALQTLVQACDCKGLTAEQHAELLVRDAFVTGIRKSATGTTLPAWLTSPGPVLLRKHVQSNKYSPLVERVHLLHANPQYAYVVLPDGREDTVSVRDLVPARAADHYPEHSTVTMNPVPEVTPRTPSPTQTPHDTPIPGALHTHIPGTSHTHEGSLTPSGLTPPFRPEPAQPPSPVQSQPVLRRSQQQIRPPDRLNL; encoded by the exons atgcGGCGGCAGCGGACCGGCGAGTCGAGCggggagtttctccgagccctacagacactcgtgcaggcctgcgactgcaagggactaacggcggaacagcatgcggagctcctggtacgagatgccttcgttacggggatcag gaagtctgccactgggaccaccctaccggcttggctgacatccccaggaccagtgctgctccggaaacatgtgcagagcaataaatactccccgctggtcgagagggttcacctactacatgcaaacccccagtatgcctacgtggttttacctgatgggcgggaggacacggtctccgtccgtgacctggtGCCCGcaagagcagcagaccactaccccgaacactccacggtaactatgaaccctgtacccgaggtgacaccgcgcacaccaagccctacacagactcctcacgacactcccataccgggcgccttgcacacgcatataccaggcacctcgcacacgcatgagggatcactgacgcctagtgggctgacacctccattcaggccggaaccagcacaaccaccgtctccggtgcaatcacagccggtgctacgtagatcgcagcaacagattcgaccacctgatagacttaacctgtaa
- the LOC140725696 gene encoding uncharacterized protein isoform X2 — protein MKSTPENAARPEKLPAPAAERRAISPRKSATGTTLPAWLTSPGPVLLRKHVQSNKYSPLVERVHLLHANPQYAYVVLPDGREDTVSVRDLVPARAADHYPEHSTVTMNPVPEVTPRTPSPTQTPHDTPIPGALHTHIPGTSHTHEGSLTPSGLTPPFRPEPAQPPSPVQSQPVLRRSQQQIRPPDRLNL, from the exons atgaaaagcacccccgaaaacgctgcccggcccgagaagctacctgctccagctgcggaaagaagggccatctcgccaag gaagtctgccactgggaccaccctaccggcttggctgacatccccaggaccagtgctgctccggaaacatgtgcagagcaataaatactccccgctggtcgagagggttcacctactacatgcaaacccccagtatgcctacgtggttttacctgatgggcgggaggacacggtctccgtccgtgacctggtGCCCGcaagagcagcagaccactaccccgaacactccacggtaactatgaaccctgtacccgaggtgacaccgcgcacaccaagccctacacagactcctcacgacactcccataccgggcgccttgcacacgcatataccaggcacctcgcacacgcatgagggatcactgacgcctagtgggctgacacctccattcaggccggaaccagcacaaccaccgtctccggtgcaatcacagccggtgctacgtagatcgcagcaacagattcgaccacctgatagacttaacctgtaa